In a single window of the Oecophyllibacter saccharovorans genome:
- a CDS encoding efflux RND transporter periplasmic adaptor subunit: protein MTTPSPASAPSMPEHGKTRRHPVAFTLVLLGLLLGLIILWRLLPHKKATGTGHAAQAVAVAEVAAGDIPVIYQLLGTVVPIANVTITPRVNGYIARIEYQEGQHVNAGDELELIDPRPYEAALTQAQGALAADRAQLEKARIDNGRYQRLLTQNSTAAMTAKDQQLLVKQLEGQVKSDEGNVRTAQLNLMYCHIIAPVTGRIGIRALDLGNYVTIGQSGGLAVLTQMQPISVIFTLPQNTLPGVWDEIRQHDVLTVEAWDSDNLQRLATGTVRALDSQINTATGTVRLRGIFPNKTEELFPNEFVNAHLHVKTLKHVLLVPGISVQVGPNGTFTYVVDKDLRVRVQPVKTGYANDTQTVILSGLKAGDKVVTDGISHLKPGAKVTIVARDRSTPSAL from the coding sequence ATGACGACGCCCTCTCCCGCTTCTGCCCCATCCATGCCTGAACACGGGAAGACCCGCCGTCACCCGGTTGCTTTCACTTTGGTGCTTCTCGGGCTACTGCTTGGCCTCATCATCCTCTGGCGCCTGCTGCCCCACAAGAAAGCCACTGGCACCGGCCACGCCGCGCAGGCAGTGGCCGTCGCAGAAGTGGCCGCGGGAGACATTCCTGTCATCTACCAGCTGCTCGGCACTGTGGTTCCCATCGCCAATGTGACCATCACCCCGCGCGTCAACGGCTATATCGCCCGGATCGAGTACCAGGAGGGCCAGCACGTCAATGCAGGCGACGAGCTGGAACTGATCGACCCGCGGCCTTATGAAGCAGCTCTCACCCAGGCCCAGGGCGCTCTGGCCGCTGACAGGGCGCAGCTTGAAAAGGCACGGATCGATAACGGCCGTTACCAGCGCCTGCTCACCCAGAACTCAACGGCTGCCATGACGGCCAAGGACCAGCAGCTCCTGGTCAAGCAGCTTGAGGGCCAAGTCAAGTCCGACGAAGGCAATGTGCGCACCGCCCAGCTGAATCTCATGTACTGCCACATCATTGCACCCGTGACCGGGCGGATCGGTATCCGCGCCCTCGATCTCGGCAATTACGTGACGATCGGTCAGTCGGGTGGATTGGCGGTCCTGACGCAAATGCAGCCGATTTCGGTCATCTTCACCCTGCCCCAGAACACCCTGCCCGGCGTCTGGGATGAGATCCGGCAGCATGATGTCCTCACCGTGGAAGCATGGGACAGCGACAACCTGCAACGCCTGGCCACGGGCACGGTGCGTGCGCTCGACAGCCAGATCAATACCGCCACAGGCACGGTGCGCCTGCGCGGCATCTTCCCCAACAAAACCGAAGAACTCTTCCCCAATGAATTCGTCAACGCCCATCTGCACGTCAAAACCCTGAAACATGTCCTGCTCGTGCCGGGCATTTCAGTCCAGGTCGGGCCGAACGGCACCTTCACCTATGTCGTCGACAAGGACCTGCGCGTCCGGGTGCAGCCCGTCAAAACCGGTTATGCCAACGATACGCAGACCGTCATTCTCTCAGGCCTCAAGGCAGGAGACAAAGTCGTCACGGACGGCATTTCCCATCTCAAGCCAGGTGCCAAGGTCACGATTGTCGCCCGTGACAGAAGCACACCCTCGGCCCTCTGA